TTTTTATGAGGGGAAAAGCGCGCAGAAACGTAACAAGCCAGTGCGAGAAATAAAGCTAAATATAAACACAGGAGTATCATCAACAATATCGATACAGCCAGTGGTAAACCACCAAACTGATCGATACTAACATGCACCCAACTTATGCCAGCAGAAAACCAACCAAAAGCAAATATAAACCCTTGCTTAGCCGCGGCTTTTGCTGATTTTCCTTGAATTGTGTATAACCATGCCGGCAACAGTATTGCCATCAGCCAATAATAAGAAAATGGCGCGTAGCAAAAAACTAAAGCTAATCCCAAAAAGAAGCTGAGTATATTTTCTTTAGCAGTGATGTTGCTAATCATTCGTTTAAAGAATCTAGTCAGCATAAAAATTAATCGGCGACTTTACCTGCGACAACATGTTCTTTTGGTACAGTAATTTGCACGGTTTGAATACGTCGACTATCAGCTGCGGTGACTTTAAATATGACTTTATTGATGGTGATTTTTTCACCTTTTTTCGGCATGTGACCAAAGTGTTGAATAACAATACCGCCAATGGTGTCAGCGTCACTTTCATTAAACTTGAAATTAAAGTAATTGTTAAAGTCAGTTAAATCGGTCAGCGCTTTTACTTGATAAACTTGCCCGGCAAGGTATTTAATGTCTTCTTCCATTGCATCATCGGTTTCGTCTTCAATTTCGCCTACGATCAGCTCTAGAATATCTTCGATGGTAACAACCCCTGAAACTCCACCATATTCATCAACAACAATAGCCATATGGTAGCGTTGTTGGCGAAACTCTTTTAAAAGAGGGTCAACCTTTTTACTTTCGGGAACAATAATCGCTGGTCGAATAACCTTTGAAATGGTGAACTCTTCATCAACTTGGTTAAAGCCGTATGCTAATAAATCCTTTGCTAAAAGGATACCTTCAACGTCATCAATATCTTCATTAATTACTGGAAATCTTGAATGACCAGAATCAACGATAATAGCTAGAGATTTCTCTAACGGCTCATTAATATCTAAGGTGATCATTTGTGAGCGAGGGATCATAATATCGCGTACACGCATGTCAGAGACTATGAGTACACCTTCGATCATTTGCTTAATTTCGGGATTAATAAGTTCGCGGTCTTCGGCATCGTTTAATGCTTCGACTAGCTGGTCTGTGTTTCTCGGTTCTCCGGTAAATACTTGCATAATTTTATTCAAAATAGATACATTTGAAGAACCGTTACTAGAGTGGGGTTGGTCGTCGCTCATAGAGCCTTTTTAATTCCTTGTTGGTTTAATTGATTTAATCTAAAACAGTTAGGTTAGTTTGTAACCGATTCTCATTAAATTCAAGTAATAAATTGTAGCTTACTCGCTTTAGTAAAATATAGCTGAAGCGGTGTAAGTTTACGTTAACTTTATTTTATTAATTTATTTCATAGGGCGCAGGATAACCCAAGCCCGTTATTATCTTTGTTTCTAGTGCTTCCATTTCATCTGCTTCATCATCTTCAATATGATCAAAGCCGAGTAAATGTAAGCAGCCATGTACTGTCATGTGCGCCCAATGCGCATTAACATTCTTTTGCTGTTCTTTTGCTTCTTGTTCAACAACATCAACACAAATGACAAGATCACCGAGTAAGTCGAGTTCAATACCCTCTGGCACATCAAACGGAAATGAAAGCACATTAGTTGCCTTGTCTTTCCCTCGATATTGATGGTTAAGCTCTCGGCTTTCTTCAATATTGACCAATCTGACGGTTAGTTCAAATGGCTTATTATAGGGGACAAGTGCGGCTTCTACCCAGCGCTGAAAATCAATTTTTTCAGGAATAGCTTTATCATCACAAGCTATTTGTAGATCGACAATAATATTAGTCGAGTCATTCGCCATGTTTGTTTTCACTGTCGCGTGCCAAAGCTTCGGCTTTTTGTTGTTGTTCGCGATATTGTTGTTTTTCTACTTTTAAGCGATTTTCTTTTTGTTCGAAAGCTTCATAAGCTTCAACTATGTGCGCTACAACAGGGTGACGTACAACATCTTTAGATTGAAAAAAGTTAAAACTAACACCTGGAATGTCGACCAATACTTCTATGGCATGACGTAAACCTGATTTTTGTCCACGTGGTAAATCGACTTGGGTTATGTCGCCAGTGATCACAGCACGTGAGTTAAAGCCAATACGGGTTAAAAACATTTTCATTTGTTCTACTGTCGTATTTTGACTTTCATCAAGGATAATAAAGGCATCGTTTAATGTTCTACCACGCATGTAAGCTAATGGTGCTACTTCGATAACATTACGTTCAATAAGCTTTTCAACTTTCTCAAAACCCAGCATTTCAAATAAGGCGTCGTATAAGGGACGTAAATATGGGTCTACTTTTTGAGATAAATCACCCGGTAAAAAGCCCAGTTTTTCGCCAGCCTCTACAGCAGGACGTGTTAACAAAATACGTCTAATTTCTTGACGTTCTAATGCATCTACTGCACAAGCAACGGCTAAGTATGTTTTACCTGTACCTGCAACGCCCACACCAAAACTAATGTCGTTAGTAATAACATTTTGAACATAGCTTTGCTGATTTTCATTGCGAGGTTTAATAATGCCGCGTTTGGTTTTTATCGTCACCATGTCGTCGTATTTAGCATCAATTTTACTTGGCGCTGCTTCTAGTGCTCCGGCATCTACAATGGCTAAATGAAGCATTTGAGGCGTAATGGTGGTTGATTTTCCTTTCACTATCTCTGTTTCAAGATATAGGTCGATCAAAAGATTTTTAACAGCATCGGTATTTAAGCTTTTACCTGTTACTTTAAACTCTTGGCTTCTGTAGCTAATTTCAACACCCATTCGACGCTCGATGGTTTTGAGATTGTCATCCATTGGGCCACATAAGTTTGCCAAACGATTATTGTCGGCGGGAGATAATTCAAAGTTAATACTGGTATTTTTACTCAATTGATATTCCTGAATGCTTGAAAACTTAGTTTACATGGCAAGCATTAGAGCCTTGCCATGTAAATGCGTTTATAAATTTCTGCTTTAAGGGGTAAACGTTGCGACACCAAGTTCATTCACTGCGCTATCTTTTTGCTCGCCTTGGTGATGACTGTTGGCCAAAATGTCAGCAGGGGAATGTGCAATACGTAAGCCCATTTCACTTTCTTGACGAACGAGCTCGCCACGAAGAGAGTTGGCGTAAACATCGGTAATGTTAACATCAACAAATTGACCAATAACGTGATGTGGAGCAACAAAATTAACAATGCGATTGTTTTCAGTACGACCACGAAGCTCCATTGGATTTTTCTTAGATGGACCTTCAACTAGAATACGCTGTTCGGTATTAAGCATGTTACGTGCTATACGTAAGGCTTGTTGGCTTATACGGTCTTGTAGTATCTGCAGGCGTTGTTTTTTAATGTCATCGCTAATGTCATCAACCATATCAGCTGCAGGCGTTCCTGGTCGAGCACTGTAAATAAAGCTAAAACTTAAATCGAAATCTACAGCAGTAATTAAGTTCATTGTTGCTTCAAAGTCGTCATCAGTTTCACCAGGGAAACCAATAATAAAGTCAGATGACATACAAATATCAGGGCGCACTTTTTTCAATTTACGTATTTGAGATTTGTACTCAATAGCGGTATGGCCGCGTTTCATTTGCGTTAAAATACGGTCTGAACCACTTTGAACAGGTAAGTGCAAGTGGCTAACAAGCTCAGGCACATCAGCATAAACATCGATAATATCATCGGTAAATTCAATTGGATGTGATGTGGTATAACGAATACGGTCAATACCGTCAATCGTAGCTACTAAACGTAATAACTCAGAAAAACGACAGATACTACCGTCATGTGAGTCGCCACGGTAACCGTTTACGTTTTGCCCAAGTAAGTTAACTTCACGGACACCTTGCTCAGAAAGTTGAGCAATTTCATATAAAACATCGTCTAGTGGACGGCTAACTTCTTCACCACGGGTATAAGGAACAACACAGAAGGTACAATACTTACTACAGCCTTCCATGATAGACACAAAGGCTGTCGCACCATCGGCTTTTGGCTCAGGTAAGCGGTCAAATTTTTCAATTTCAGGAAAGCTCACATCAACAACATGACCTTTATTTCCGGTAACTTGTTGGATCATTTCCGGTAAACGATGCAATGTTTGAGGACCAAAGACCATATCGACATAAGGCGCACGTTGGCGAATAGCATCACCTTCTTGCGAAGCAACACAGCCACCTACACCAATGACAAGATCAGGGTTTTTTACTTTTAGGTTTTTCCAACGGCCTAACTGATGAAAAACTTTTTCTTGTGCTTTTTCGCGAATAGAGCAGGTGTTCAGCAAGATAACATCAGCATCTTCTGCTTCTTCGGCTAGTTCAAAGCCATGGGTTGAGTCTAAAAGTTCTGCCATTTTCTGCGAGTCATACTCGTTCATTTGACAGCCCCAAGTTTTGATGTATAGCTTTTTACTCATTTATTCGCGCCTAATCTTTCTATGAATTGATTCTAGTTTTTGCTAGAGAATTTAAGGAGGCATATTTTACTCTTTCTTTGCTTGTGATGCTAGCTTAGAAATACTCCAGTATAAAATTGTTTAATGGCCTGCTGTAAATCTATTTCTTTAAAGGGATAGCAAGTATTAATTCACTGCCGTTTGCCTGATTGTCATAAGTGTGGAAAGTACCGTTAAATTTGTTGGCTACTTGACGAATATAATACATAGCCATTTCAAAGTTAATTTTGTTGTTGAATTGGGCAAAGCTTTGTTCATTAGAGGTGATTTTCAACCAAATCTTGCCATTACTTACGTTAACGCGCACTTCAAAAACGCCACCATTATCACTGCTAATAGCGGCTAATATTGCTTCATAAACAATCCTATAAATAGCGCTTTGCAGGGCATATCGCACGTCTTGGTCTTCAACATCAAGGTGTAATGTTACTAATACATGAAATTGTCGATGAAAATAATCAGCAAGATAAGGCAAAGCGACAGTTAATGAACTTCCAGATAAACTACTTGGCGCTGCATGACTATTTTGTGTTGAAAGTTCATCTAAACACTCTCGTATCAGAGACTGGACATAAGGCATTTCTTTTTCATTAGAAATTGATTCAGCAGTTGATAGGCTTTCAGCGTTTGGAGCAATGAGTGTTTGTATTTTAATTAATTTACGACGAATTACCGATGTTGCTTGGCTTTGGCTACTAAGTTCATCATTTAATGTTTTGTGTATATTGCTAATAGAGCGAGAACGTAAATACAAAAGCCATAAGGTTAATATTATTAAGCTGATACTGATGATGGCATAAAATATTTGGCTATTCGGGTGCCAATACCATGGGTAGGAAACATTAATATCAGTATAGGCTTTGTAATCATTCCATTGACCTAAACTATTAGTGCCCATGATCTCGATGTGATACGCGCCAGATGATAAACCCGTTAATGTTAATTGTGAGCCGTTAATATCATTCCAATAACCACCATTTATTTGGTATTTAAACTGCTTATCTTGACCGGGTCTAAAGTCTAAACTGGCAAGTTCAAAGGTCACAATATCATTTGGTGAGTCAATATCAATAACATCGCATAATAGTTTGGCTTTACCAGAAACAATCGTCTTACTGATAAAGGTTTTAATGTCGATTTGGTCTTCAATAATCAATGGAACTTCTATAACACCACCATAATGGCTGGCATAAATTTTGTTATCCATTAGCACTGGCTTTTTAGCGAAAGTAAACTGTTCTGTATTAGTAACTAAGTTCAGTTGATAGGTATTTGGGTTAAGTCGATATAAACCTGGTCGGCCTGAAATCCATATTTCATCATTAATCAAGCTCATATAACCAAAGGTAATGTTTTTGGCGAAATGTGAGAGTAACTCACCTTTTAAGTTGAATATAAAAAAACCATCGCCTTTAGTTGAAACAAAAACTTTGTCTTTGTATTCAAGCAATGCAATGACTTTATTTTCACCGAAACTATTGATTTTAGTTACTGATTTGTCTGTGGTATCAACAATGTTAATGCCTGTTGAGGTAGCAACCCAAAGTTTATTATTCGCTAATGGCAAAGAGTCTATTACTTCTGAAGAGCTTAAGGTTTCACCTTGAATGTGATACTCAACACGCTGACTTGCAATATCAAACTTGATCACACCATTAGCATTCGTTGCTAAATATAACGCACCATCCTTATGTTTCATGGAAAGTAATAACAGATTGTTGTTTGGAAGATTTACTTTTAAAAGCGTTTGGCTAGCACTATTAAACTGCCATAAACCGTCAAACGTAGCGATGTAAAGGTTATTGTCATCAGAATATAAATCGGTAATGATTTTGCCATTATTACTGAATTGACTATTAATGCCTTTAGGTAAAAATTTATTGAGCTCAGAAAGTGAGTTCAGCCCTGCGCCATAACTGCCTAATACTAAGTTATTTTTATGCACGGCTAATGCGATAGCATTAAATCGCACATCAAATATTTTAGGAATGTTTTTAGCGATTGACTGAGTTATTTTTTCTACGCCACGATTAGATAAAATCCATAAAACCCCAGTGTTATCATGAAAAGTTTTTTGCACGAAAGTTGCTAATATATTAGGGTAGTTATGTGCTATTTCAGTAAGGTTATTTAGCTTATATTGATTTATCTGCCCCTTAACGTTAGTCGTAAAAAGGCTAACACTATCGTGTGAAGGAGTAAGTGATGTAATAGCATCATTAACCAGAATATGGTTTTTTTCTTGGTTATCAGCTAACGTGATTAACTCATTACCTTTGGCTATCAACAATATCGTTCCTGAAGTTGACATTGCGGTTATATTGCCAGCTTCAACTAGCTCTAACGTATCATCTACAACTTTGAATACCCCTTCAGATTTTGATACATAAAGGTGCTTACGGGTATGCTCAAGATTATCAATTTCGACGTTATTTGCTATTAATTGTGTTTCCTGTGAAAGCGGATTGAATCTATAAAGCTTATTCGTCACATTGAGATAATACATGCCTTGATGTTCAAGTACTTGATGAATATTACTTGAGTCAACATCAATCGCTAATGCTGTTGCTGCACCTGTGTTGGTATCAAATAACCATAAATGGTGAGTTTCGGTTGCCAACAGTAGTTTATCATTGTCTATTAAATCAATGTCGTTAATCCAATTAAAAGGTAAAGGCCAATTTTTGTTATTGCTGTTAAACGTTATGCTACTTTCACTATCATGGCGAATGAGACCGTTAGTGGTAGCCAACCAAATAAAACCTTTATTATCTTGAATGATGTCAATGCTATGAAGCGATTGGTTATTTATATGTTTTGCAGATGAAATAGCGCTAAAAAAAACGGCTATTAGCAGTAAAAGTGGTGCTAAAAAGCACCACTGAGTAAAGGTTTTTGCCGTAAAAATACTAATAGTATTACGTAACGCTATCTGGCGCTTCTTTTGGAGGGTGACGTTCATCGCCGCAGGCTGCAAAAACATTTGGCACTTTATCTTCAAGTTCAGGCTTTTGTACCAAGAGATAAGTTGGCTTTCTTGGGGAGCTTTCACTACGTTTAATTGCCCATGCTTTACGCACCTTATCGGCATGCTCTTTTCCATACTTTACTTCAAATGCGGTGGCGATCATTTCAACGCCAAAATCATCCATCACCATGATGGCGTTATCATGGTAGCCACTTGTGCTATCAAAATCTATATCAACGGTTAAAATTTTATTATTGGGAAGTACTAAATCAGCTTTGAGTTTTGAGATCACGGCACGGTCTTCGTGCGCTTTTAATTGGCTTAAGTTTGGTTTTTCGCTTAAGTCGTAAACGAGGTTAATATCTTTGGCTATCCTGTTTTCTTTTCTCAATGTCGACATAATTTATTCCTTTAGTCAGTTTTATTTTTAATTGTTTTTTTATCGAGTATTTGAATACTATATTCAAATACTAATTTGTATTACTGGAATCATCCATCATTATTTTTTTAGGTTAATTTTATGCAGTGGGTTCAAGCATTGGACGAAAAAGGGTATTGCCAAATTGAGAACTTTTTACCAATACAGCATGCTGAACGGTTAAGAAAAAATATCATTGTTAATAACCATTTTAAAAAGTGGAATTTACTTACTACTCCATATCGCCCGTTAATGAATGTTAAGGATAGAATATCTACTACCATAATTGACAAACAAAGACATATTCAAGCGACTAAAGCATTTAATCGGCGGAAGTTTTCATTTTCTTTTTATCGTTCCAGTAATAAACATGCAAAGCAACATGGTCAAGCTTTACTGCATAAATCGGTTGGTGAAAAAGTACTGACATTATTGAAAAAACACGCTTTAGTTGAAGGTGAATTACAAGATTCGTT
The Colwellia sp. Arc7-D genome window above contains:
- a CDS encoding transporter associated domain-containing protein produces the protein MSDDQPHSSNGSSNVSILNKIMQVFTGEPRNTDQLVEALNDAEDRELINPEIKQMIEGVLIVSDMRVRDIMIPRSQMITLDINEPLEKSLAIIVDSGHSRFPVINEDIDDVEGILLAKDLLAYGFNQVDEEFTISKVIRPAIIVPESKKVDPLLKEFRQQRYHMAIVVDEYGGVSGVVTIEDILELIVGEIEDETDDAMEEDIKYLAGQVYQVKALTDLTDFNNYFNFKFNESDADTIGGIVIQHFGHMPKKGEKITINKVIFKVTAADSRRIQTVQITVPKEHVVAGKVAD
- a CDS encoding 2OG-Fe(II) oxygenase family protein is translated as MQWVQALDEKGYCQIENFLPIQHAERLRKNIIVNNHFKKWNLLTTPYRPLMNVKDRISTTIIDKQRHIQATKAFNRRKFSFSFYRSSNKHAKQHGQALLHKSVGEKVLTLLKKHALVEGELQDSFFADYRKGQFISYHTDGSAGKYAFIYQLSTGWQQRFGGQLELYPQKIKFYKHVLSPKFNSLTLLKLAHPMPHSVRLLNNPKHKHRITISGWVE
- the ybeY gene encoding rRNA maturation RNase YbeY, producing the protein MANDSTNIIVDLQIACDDKAIPEKIDFQRWVEAALVPYNKPFELTVRLVNIEESRELNHQYRGKDKATNVLSFPFDVPEGIELDLLGDLVICVDVVEQEAKEQQKNVNAHWAHMTVHGCLHLLGFDHIEDDEADEMEALETKIITGLGYPAPYEIN
- a CDS encoding PhoH family protein, translated to MSKNTSINFELSPADNNRLANLCGPMDDNLKTIERRMGVEISYRSQEFKVTGKSLNTDAVKNLLIDLYLETEIVKGKSTTITPQMLHLAIVDAGALEAAPSKIDAKYDDMVTIKTKRGIIKPRNENQQSYVQNVITNDISFGVGVAGTGKTYLAVACAVDALERQEIRRILLTRPAVEAGEKLGFLPGDLSQKVDPYLRPLYDALFEMLGFEKVEKLIERNVIEVAPLAYMRGRTLNDAFIILDESQNTTVEQMKMFLTRIGFNSRAVITGDITQVDLPRGQKSGLRHAIEVLVDIPGVSFNFFQSKDVVRHPVVAHIVEAYEAFEQKENRLKVEKQQYREQQQKAEALARDSENKHGE
- the miaB gene encoding tRNA (N6-isopentenyl adenosine(37)-C2)-methylthiotransferase MiaB, which encodes MSKKLYIKTWGCQMNEYDSQKMAELLDSTHGFELAEEAEDADVILLNTCSIREKAQEKVFHQLGRWKNLKVKNPDLVIGVGGCVASQEGDAIRQRAPYVDMVFGPQTLHRLPEMIQQVTGNKGHVVDVSFPEIEKFDRLPEPKADGATAFVSIMEGCSKYCTFCVVPYTRGEEVSRPLDDVLYEIAQLSEQGVREVNLLGQNVNGYRGDSHDGSICRFSELLRLVATIDGIDRIRYTTSHPIEFTDDIIDVYADVPELVSHLHLPVQSGSDRILTQMKRGHTAIEYKSQIRKLKKVRPDICMSSDFIIGFPGETDDDFEATMNLITAVDFDLSFSFIYSARPGTPAADMVDDISDDIKKQRLQILQDRISQQALRIARNMLNTEQRILVEGPSKKNPMELRGRTENNRIVNFVAPHHVIGQFVDVNITDVYANSLRGELVRQESEMGLRIAHSPADILANSHHQGEQKDSAVNELGVATFTP